The Pseudomonas sp. S06B 330 genome contains the following window.
GGGATCGAAGCTCGACAGGGGCACCACTCCCAACCGCAGGTTACCGACCAAGTGACCGCGACAGGCAGCGGCTTCGGCATGCAGGCCGTCATAGGCAGCAATCACCGTGCGTGCCCAAGCCAATACGCGCTCTCCTTGGGCGGTAAAGCCTTCGAAGCGCTGACCGCGGTTAACCAGGGCCAGATCCAGTTCCTGCTCCAGATTGCGCAAGCGCATGGACAGCGTGGGTTGGGTCACATGACAGCGGGCGGCGGCTTGACCGAAGTGGCGGGTTTCATCCAGGGCGATGAGGAATTTGAGTTGTTTGATGTCCATCGTCGCTCCTTGGCGCAAAGCAGGCGAAGCATTCTAACCTGTCCTAGACTGCAGGCTCCGAGATTCATAACCAAGGAGAGCGGTATGAGCATTTTCAGTTTCATCAAAGAGGCCGGCGAGAAAATCATCGACCTGCTGACGCCGGGTAATGCCAATGCCAGCGAGCAGTTGAAGGACCATGTGGCCAAAGTCGGACTGGGTAACCCGAACGTTCAGACGACGGTGGAGGGCGACAAGGTTATCGTCACCGGTGAGGTCTCCAGTCAGGAAGAAAAAGAGAAGATCCTTCTGGCGCTGGGTAACATTGCTGGGGTTGCTGAGGTCGATGACCAGATTACCGTCACTGGGCCGGTGGCCACTGCCGCGCGCTTTGTGGTGGTGAAAAAAGGCGACACACTGAGCGCCATATCTCTGACCGTTTACGGTAATGCCAACCTGTACAACAAAATCTTCGAAGCCAACAAGCCGATGCTCAGTCATCCGGACAAGATTTATCCCGGCCAGACCCTGCGTATCCCCGAGTAAACCTCAAAGCCCTTCGAGCAGCGTCCGGTAGTCCTCCACGGCGGCGAACTCTTCGGTATCACGTGGCCCTTTGCGACTGTCCGGCTGGCGCACCGCAAGCAGGTGCGCCACGCCAAAGTCGCGGGCACTGCGCAAGATCGACAAGGTGTCATCGATAAACAGGCTGCGCTGCGGAGCAAAGCCGATATCGGCCTGCAATGCATCCCAGAACTGTGGATTTTCCTTGGGGTAGCCATAGTCGTGGGAACTGATCAGGCGTTCGAAGTAAGGTGCAAGCTCTACTCTTTCCAATTTCAATGACAGCGAGTCGCGGTGGGCGTTGGTGATCAGGATCACCCGTTTGCCGGCCTGCTTGATTGCCTGCAAAAAGGTGTCAGCGTCCGGACGTAGGGCAATCAGATGGGCGGTCTCGAGCTTGAGGTCGCGTACTGAAAGATTCAGCTCGCGGCTCCAGAAGTCCAGGCAGTACCAGTTCAACGAGCCTGCGTGCTGCTCGAACAACGGCTGCATTTCCAATTCAGCCATTGCCCGGCTGATGCCGTGCAGCTCGGCATAGCGCTGGGGCAGGTGTTCGAGCCAGAAGTGGTTGTCGAAGTGCAGGTCCAGCAGGGTGCCGTCCATGTCCAGCAGTACAGTGTCGATGGTGGACCAGGCTAAAACGGGCATATGAAATTCTCGGACAGTCAGGGCAACAGTGGCCGGGCAAGCCACGGTATAGTAACCCGTTCACGCCCAGGAGCCGCCCCATGCGCCAGAAACCTACCGTACTCTCCCGCGAGATTGTCGCCAGCAGCCGCCTGTTTCGGGTCGAAGCTGTGCAGTTGCGCTTTGCCAATGGTAACGAGCGCACCTACGAACGGCTTGTGGGGCGTGGTAACGGTTATGGCGCGGTGATGATCGTGGCCATGCTCGATGCCGAGCATGCGGTGCTGGTTGAAGAGTACTGCGGTGGTACCGATGAATACGAGCTGTCCTTGCCCAAAGGCCTGATCGAGCCGGGTGAAGATGTGCTGGCAGCAGCCGACCGCGAGCTCAAGGAAGAGGCGGGCTATGGTGCTCATCAACTTGAGCACCTGACCGAGTTGTCGCTGTCGCCGGGCTACATGAGCCAGAAGATTCAGGTGGTGTTGGCCACCGATCTGTATGAGGAGCGCCTGGAAGGTGATGAGCCAGAGCCAATGCGCGTCGACAAGATCAACCTGCGCGAGCTTTCGGCCTTGGCCCAGCACCCGCAGTTTTCCGAAGGCCGCGCGCTGGCGGCGTTGTATCTGGTGCGTGATCTGCTGACCCAGCGTGGGGCGTTCAGCGCATGAATGATCAACAGTTGATGCATCAGGTGGTTGAGTTGGCACGGCAGGCGGGCCAGGCCATCCTGCCGTTCTGGCGCGTCGATGTGGCGGTGACGACCAAACTCGATGAGTCGCCGGTCACTGCTGCCGACCTGGCTGCCCATGAGGTGATTGCCAAGGGCCTGCAGGCGTTGGCCCCGCAGATCCCGGTGCTGTCTGAAGAGGACTGCGATATTCCCTTGAGTGAGCGTCAGCGGTGGCAGCGCTGGTGGCTGGTCGACCCGCTCGACGGCACCAAGGAGTTCATTGCCGGTTCTGAAGAGTTCACGGTCAATATCGCCCTGATCGAGCAGGGCCGTGTGGTGTTTGGCGTCGTGGCAATTCCCACCAATGGACGTTGCTACTTTGGTGGCCAGGGTATTGGTGCCTGGTGTGCCGAGGCTAATGCCGCGCCACAGGCAATCCAGGTGCGTCTGGCGCCACCTGCGGGGGCGGGGTTTACCGTGGTCGCCAGCCGACGGCATTCAAGCCCGCAGCAGGAAGCCTTGTTGGCGGGCTTGAGTACTGCGGTCGGTGAATTGCAGCTTGCCAATATCGGCAGTTCGTTGAAATTCTGCCTGCTGGCCGAGGGGGCCGCCGACTGCTATCCGCGTCTGGCGCCGACGTCCCAGTGGGATACCGCTGCCGCCCAGGGTGTTCTGGAGGGCGCGGGCGGTGAAGTGCTTAGTCTGAATGGCCAAGCCTTTACCTACCCGCCGCGTGAGTCATTGCTCAATGCCCACTTCCTGGCCTTGCCGGCCGCTGCGCCGTGGCGTGAGCGCCTACTGCAGCTGGCTTCAACGGTGTAGCACGTACTGGCCGCTAAACAGCACGGCGGCCTCATCACTACCGGCGTTGGTGACTTGTGTATGCAGGTTCAGGCGCGCACGACCACGGCGCTGGTAGGTGGCAACGAAGCGTTCCCAAACCTTCTCCTCCGGCGCTTGGCAGGCGGCGATAGCTACTCCGGTCACTGGCAGCGGATAGCTGATGTGCCCTTCCTGAATGACGATATGACCGTCGTCGATCCCTGCCTCACGCAGGCGCAAGTGCAACCAGCCCCAGCCAACCAGTACGGCCGCGCAGTACAAGCTGCCACCGAACATAGTGCTCTTGTGGTTGACGTTAGCGGCCAACGGCAGCTGCAGGCGCAGTTGGTGCTGTTGCCAGTCGAGTACCTGCAAACCCATCTCGCGGGTCAGGGGGATGTCGCTGTGTAGCACTGACTCCAGGTAGTGGCTGTCTGTGGTCATGGGCGGTTGTCCTCCAGATCGTCAGTGCTGCTGTTGCTGTCAGCGAAGCTCAGGCCGTGCTTGCGCAGCTTGTCATGCAGGGTCTTGCGTGGAATCCCGAGTGCTTCGGCAAGGCTGCGCATGGAGCTGTGCGGCTGGGTCAGTTCGGCGGCAATCAGCGAACGCTCGAAGTGCTCGACCTGCT
Protein-coding sequences here:
- the lysM gene encoding peptidoglycan-binding protein LysM, with the translated sequence MSIFSFIKEAGEKIIDLLTPGNANASEQLKDHVAKVGLGNPNVQTTVEGDKVIVTGEVSSQEEKEKILLALGNIAGVAEVDDQITVTGPVATAARFVVVKKGDTLSAISLTVYGNANLYNKIFEANKPMLSHPDKIYPGQTLRIPE
- the yrfG gene encoding GMP/IMP nucleotidase; translation: MPVLAWSTIDTVLLDMDGTLLDLHFDNHFWLEHLPQRYAELHGISRAMAELEMQPLFEQHAGSLNWYCLDFWSRELNLSVRDLKLETAHLIALRPDADTFLQAIKQAGKRVILITNAHRDSLSLKLERVELAPYFERLISSHDYGYPKENPQFWDALQADIGFAPQRSLFIDDTLSILRSARDFGVAHLLAVRQPDSRKGPRDTEEFAAVEDYRTLLEGL
- the nudE gene encoding ADP compounds hydrolase NudE gives rise to the protein MRQKPTVLSREIVASSRLFRVEAVQLRFANGNERTYERLVGRGNGYGAVMIVAMLDAEHAVLVEEYCGGTDEYELSLPKGLIEPGEDVLAAADRELKEEAGYGAHQLEHLTELSLSPGYMSQKIQVVLATDLYEERLEGDEPEPMRVDKINLRELSALAQHPQFSEGRALAALYLVRDLLTQRGAFSA
- the cysQ gene encoding 3'(2'),5'-bisphosphate nucleotidase CysQ, yielding MNDQQLMHQVVELARQAGQAILPFWRVDVAVTTKLDESPVTAADLAAHEVIAKGLQALAPQIPVLSEEDCDIPLSERQRWQRWWLVDPLDGTKEFIAGSEEFTVNIALIEQGRVVFGVVAIPTNGRCYFGGQGIGAWCAEANAAPQAIQVRLAPPAGAGFTVVASRRHSSPQQEALLAGLSTAVGELQLANIGSSLKFCLLAEGAADCYPRLAPTSQWDTAAAQGVLEGAGGEVLSLNGQAFTYPPRESLLNAHFLALPAAAPWRERLLQLASTV
- a CDS encoding YiiD C-terminal domain-containing protein, whose translation is MTTDSHYLESVLHSDIPLTREMGLQVLDWQQHQLRLQLPLAANVNHKSTMFGGSLYCAAVLVGWGWLHLRLREAGIDDGHIVIQEGHISYPLPVTGVAIAACQAPEEKVWERFVATYQRRGRARLNLHTQVTNAGSDEAAVLFSGQYVLHR